A single region of the Lycium barbarum isolate Lr01 chromosome 2, ASM1917538v2, whole genome shotgun sequence genome encodes:
- the LOC132626915 gene encoding uncharacterized protein LOC132626915, with amino-acid sequence MFRLGNNVTKRHLLSINHIKFQLFYSTVPANVTSNNLLVDLLVNSVGFSRKKAISTSSKVTFLKPGNNKPTLVLDFFKQFGLHKPQIKSLVFAHPGLLFTSVDKTLKPKIKVLQELGLSGSELASVITISSALCHSSLATCIRNLDYLREVLGSDDDSVAMVIKRLPWLLTQNLPKVMPPNLLLLEKVGFSSMDIKKFFLTRPLGMIKKPEWLEGVVCRVEKDFCIPRGSPMFKHGVEAIVSYAESTLKVKVEIFKSFGWSDTDILTMVQKLPYCLNAFEAKLRNGLKFFMNELGYDSSYIASHP; translated from the coding sequence ATGTTTCGACTTGGTAACAATGTCACAAAAAGGCATCTCCTTTCCATAAATCACATCAAATTTCAACTCTTTTACTCCACAGTTCCAGCAAATGTTACTAGCAACAATTTATTAGTGGATTTGCTAGTTAACTCAGTTGGATTCTCAAGAAAAAAGGCTATTTCTACAAGTAGTAAGGTAACTTTCTTGAAACCTGGAAACAATAAGCCTACATTAGTTCTTGATTTCTTCAAACAATTTGGTTTACACAAACCCCAGATTAAATCACTTGTATTTGCACATCCTGGATTGTTATTTACTAGTGTTGACAAAACCCTTAAACCCAAAATTAAGGTTCTTCAAGAACTTGGCTTGTCTGGGTCAGAATTAGCTAGTGTCATTACAATAAGTAGTGCTTTGTGTCATTCAAGTCTTGCTACTTGCATTAGAAATCTTGATTATCTACGAGAAGTATTGGGTAGTGATGATGATTCAGTAGCTATGGTTATAAAAAGATTACCCTGGTTACTTACTCAGAATCTCCCAAAAGTAATGCCGCCCAATTTGTTGTTGTTAGAGAAAGTTGGGTTTTCAAGTATGGATATTAAGAAGTTTTTTCTTACTCGTCCGTTGGGTATGATTAAAAAGCCCGAGTGGCTTGAGGGCGTAGTGTGTCGAGTAGAAAAGGATTTCTGCATTCCTAGAGGGTCGCCTATGTTTAAACATGGAGTTGAAGCTATTGTAAGTTATGCTGAGTCTACATTAAAAGTGAAAGTAGAGATTTTCAAGAGCTTTGGATGGTCAGATACGGATATACTCACAATGGTGCAAAAGCTTCCTTATTGTTTGAATGCATTTGAGGCTAAGCTTAGAAATGGATTGAAGTTTTTCATGAATGAACTGGGATATGACTCTAGTTATATTGCCAGTCACCCTTAG
- the LOC132626914 gene encoding transcription termination factor MTERF2, chloroplastic-like: MFTLVKNGAKRHFLSMYCIKLELFFSTTNAQPNLMPEFLVNSLGYSRDKAISASNKVTFLKPGNNKPYLVLDFFKNIGLDKTQIKMLVSPAPSLLFANVENTLKPKIKVLEEFGLSGSDLARVISRSGAFFRTSLDSGIKPSLKYLREVLSSDDSVVKAIKRAPTLLHYHLHKAMAPNISLLHNLGCSSLDIEKLFLRNPRIFLQKPEWLEDIVERVEKDFGIRTDSRMFFYGVEMLSSLSKSSLEMKLGIFKSFGWSDSDITMMVQRLPLCLTTSEAKLRNVLKFFMGELGYESSYIASHPTLLMFSLEKRVLPRNKILELLKEKKLIKRVPCFYTVIKCSEWEFLETYVLPLRDEMPEV, translated from the coding sequence ATGTTTACACTTGTTAAAAATGGTGCAAAAAGGCATTTCCTTTCCATGTATTGCATCAAACTGGAACTCTTTTTTTCCACAACAAATGCCCAACCCAATTTAATGCCTGAATTTCTAGTGAATTCACTTGGATACTCCAGAGATAAAGCTATTTCTGCTAGCAATAAGGTAACTTTCTTGAAACCTGGAAACAACAAGCCTTATTTAGTTCTTGATTTCTTCAAAAACATAGGTTTAGACAAGACACAGATTAAAATGTTGGTTTCTCCAGCACCAAGTTTGTTGTTTGCTAATGTTGAAAATACCCTTAAACCCAAAATTAAGGTTCTTGAAGAATTTGGCTTATCCGGGTCGGATTTAGCTAGGGTCATTTCAAGAAGTGGTGCTTTTTTTAGAACAAGTTTGGATAGTGGCATTAAACCAAGTCTTAAATATCTTAGGGAAGTATTGAGTAGTGATGATTCTGTTGTTAAAGCTATTAAGAGAGCGCCTACATTGCTACATTATCATTTACATAAAGCAATGGCGCCTAATATATCGTTGTTGCATAATCTTGGATGTTCGAGTTTGGATATTGAGAAACTTTTTCTTAGGAACCCGAGGATTTTTCTTCAAAAGCCCGAGTGGCTTGAGGATATAGTGGAGAGAGTGGAAAAGGATTTTGGGATTCGTACGGATTCGAGGATGTTTTTTTATGGAGTTGAAATGCTCTCGTCGCTTAGTAAGTCAAGTTTAGAAATGAAACTTGGGATTTTCAAGAGTTTTGGATGGTCTGATTCTGATATTACTATGATGGTGCAAAGGCTTCCTTTATGTTTGACTACATCTGAGGCGAAGCTGAGAAATGTATTGAAGTTTTTCATGGGGGAGCTCGGGTATGAATCTAGTTACATAGCGTCTCATCCCACGCTATTGATGTTCAGTTTGGAGAAGCGGGTCTTGCCCAGGAATAAAATCTTGGAACTTCTAAAGGAGAAGAAGCTGATAAAGAGAGTGCCATGTTTTTATACAGTTATCAAGTGTTCTGAGTGGGAGTTTTTAGAAACTTATGTCCTTCCCTTGAGGGATGAGATGCCTGAG